Sequence from the Candidatus Accumulibacter similis genome:
GCTGCGGGTCGTAGGCCATGCGGGCAATGATGCCGAGGCCGAGGCCGAGGCTGACGTAGGTCTTGATGACATCGGCGTCGATCGCGGTGAGCACCACGTTCGGTTCCACCTGTGCCAGCTCGAAGGCCCTGTTGATGCGCGAACGACCGGCAAAGGCGGGGTCATAGGTGATCAGCGGCCAGCGCGCCAGCACCGCGAGCGAGAGCGATTTCTCGTCGAGGATCGGGTGGCCGTCGGGGGCGATGACGCAGTGCACCCACTGGTAGCAGGGCAGCATCACCAGCTGCGGATACTGGTCGAGGGCCTCGGTGGCGATGGCGATGTCGGCCTCGCCCTGCAGCGCCCACTCGGCGATCTGCGCCGGGTGGCCCTGGTGCAGCGACAGCCGCACCTGCGGATGACGTTCGACAAACTTCTTGACCACCGCCGGCAAGGCATAGCGTGCCTGCGTATGGGTGGTGGCGATGACCAGGCTGCCCGACTCGCCGCCGGCATGTTCCTCGCCGACGCGACGGATATTCTCGGCTTCGCGCAGCATGCGCCGCGCCATCTCGAGGATTGCCCGGCCCGGCTCGGTGATCGCCGTCAGGCGCTTGCCACCGCGCTCGAAGATACTCACTCCGAGTTCGTCCTCGAGCAGCCGGATCTGCTTCGAGATTCCCGGCTGCGAGGTGTAAAGCGCCTCGGCGGCCTCGGACACGTTGAGGCCGCGGCGCTCGACTTCGACGATGTAACGCAGTTGCTGCAGTTTCATGGCTCGGTCAACGCTGTTTGGTTATAACAATCTAACCGAATATTCTTTTTCGATCAAATCCGACGCTGCTAACATTCGCCCTCCCTGAACTTGCTGCGGCGCGCCATGGACTGGATGTACACCTTGTCGGGCTTTGTCGTCGGCGCGATCGTCGGTCTCACCGGCGTTGGCGGCGGCTCGCTGATGACGCCGCTGCTGGTGCTCCTGTTCGGCGTGCACCCGGCAACCGCGGTCGGTACCGACCTGCTGTACGCCGCCATCACCAAGGCCGGCGGCACCGTCGTGCATGCCCGCAAGGGGCATGTCGACTGGCAGGTCACCCGCCTGCTGGCGGCCGGCAGCATTCCGGCGGCCGGGCTGACGATCTTGGCGCTGTCGCATCTGC
This genomic interval carries:
- the cysB gene encoding HTH-type transcriptional regulator CysB — protein: MKLQQLRYIVEVERRGLNVSEAAEALYTSQPGISKQIRLLEDELGVSIFERGGKRLTAITEPGRAILEMARRMLREAENIRRVGEEHAGGESGSLVIATTHTQARYALPAVVKKFVERHPQVRLSLHQGHPAQIAEWALQGEADIAIATEALDQYPQLVMLPCYQWVHCVIAPDGHPILDEKSLSLAVLARWPLITYDPAFAGRSRINRAFELAQVEPNVVLTAIDADVIKTYVSLGLGLGIIARMAYDPQRDSGLQALSAEHLFGSNTTRIGLRRGTHVRRCAYDFIELFAPQLTRRAVDMALAGARPDEEYQL